A region of the Arthrobacter sp. FW306-07-I genome:
GGATGAACTGCTCCCGGGCGTGACCGACCGCGCCTGGCGGCAGGTCTCCGTGACGTCCATGGAGTGCCTGGGTGCCCAGAAGTGCCCCATGGCTGCCGAGTGCTTCAGCGAGCTCGCCCGGCAGGACGCTGCCGAAGCGGACGTGGTGGTGACCAACCACGCCATGCTCGCCGTCAGCGCATTCGAAGGACTTGCCGTCCTGCCCGAGTACGACGTCGTGGTGGTGGACGAAGCGCACGAACTCCAGGACCGGGTCACCGGAGCAGTGTCCGGCCAGCTGTCCGTCGCGATGGTCCACGCCGCCGCTGCCGGTGCCCGGAAACACACCGCCATCACCGTTGATGCCCTCAATGCCGCAGCGGCCAACCTTGAGCTGGCCCTCGCCGGCGCACCCAGCGGCCTGCTTCCTAACGGCCTGAACGATGAACAGCTGGACTGCGTGGACCAGCTCCGTGAGGCCTGCCGGGCTGCACTGTCCGATTCCAAAGGGGACAGCAACACCACTGCCGACGGCGGCCGGCAGCTGGCCAGGTCCCGCCTCATGCTCATCCTGGAACTGTGCGAGCGTCTGGTCGCCGCCAGGGAAAACCGGGAAGTCGTGTGGTTCTCCCGCGCCAGCACCTTTGACCCCGGCCAGGGCTACTCGCCGCCGGACGAGACTGCGCCGGTGCTGATCAACATCGCCCCATTGTCCGTCGCCGGGCGGCTGCGGGAAGGGCTCTTTGCCGACCACACTGTCGTGCTGACTTCCGCCACCCTGGCCATCGGTTCCGCTTTTGAACCTGCTGCAGGAGGACTGGGCCTTCTTGGCGACGGCGCCCCCAGCTGGACCGGCGTGGACGTCGGCTCGCCCTTCGACTACCCCAAGCAGGGCATCCTCTATGTGGCCGGGCACCTGCCCAAGCCCGGCCGCGGGGTGTCTCCGGAGGCTCTGGAGGAACTGGAAGCCCTGATTAAGGCGTCCGGCGGGGGAGCCCTTTGCCTGTTTTCCTCACGCCGGGCTGCCGAGGAGGCCGCAGACGCCCTGCGGCCCAAACTGGACGTGACCGTCCTGTGCCAAGGGGAGTCGACCATGACCGGCCTGGTCAAACAGTTCGCCGATGAGCCGGACACCTGCCTTTTCGGAACCATGTCCCTGTGGCAGGGAGTCGACGTGCCGGGCGGCTCCTGCCGGCTGGTGGTGATTGACCGTATTCCGTTCCCGCGGCCGGACGATCCACTGATGACGGCGCGTTCCCGGGCCGTGGCACAGGCCGGCGGCAACGGATTCATGTCCGTATCAGCCACCCACGCGGCCATCCGCCTGGCCCAGGGCGCCGGGCGGTTGATCAGGTCAACCGGGGATAAGGGCGTTGTGGCCGTGCTGGACTCCCGGTTGGCAACCGAGCGCTACGCCGGGTTCCTGCGGGCTGCCCTGCCGCCGTTTTGGGCCACCACGGACCGCAGCAAGGCGCTGGCAGCCCTCACCAGGCTGGGGGCGGACGCAGTCCGGTAGCCTCCTGACGACGCACCGCGGAGCTCCAGGGGCACAGCGCGCCCCTGGAGTGCCTCCGCCGGGCCCAGGACGGCCCGGACGGATTCCTGCAGCGCGGGCCGGTGCTTGTGGCGGGAGGGAGCGCGCTAGAGCGAACGCAGGACCGAGACGACTTTGCCCATGATGGTGGCATGGTCGCCCAGGATGGGTTCGTACTGCGTGTTCTGGGGGAGCAGCCAGGTATGGCCGTCTCGCTGGCGGAAGGTCTTGACGGTCGCTTCGTCGTCGAGCAGCGCAGCAACGATGTCCCCGTTGGCTGCGTCAGCCTGGCGCCGGACCACCACCCAGTCACCGTCACAAATGGCGGCGTCCACCATGGAGTCGCCGGCCACCCGCAGCATGAAGAGTTCGCCCTGGCCCACCAACTGGCGGGGGAGCGGCATGACATCCTCAACAAGCTGCTCCGCGAGGATGGGACCGCCGGCAGCGATCCGGCCCACCAGGGGAACCATTGCGGTATCGAGCGCGGTGGGCAGCTCGGTCACTGAGGCGCCTCCGCCGGCGGGTTGCGTCGCAGGGGAGTCGCCTGCGGCCTTGCCTGTACCCCCGTCCAGCGTGAGGGGCATCAGCACTTCCATGGCGCGGGGCCGCTTGGG
Encoded here:
- a CDS encoding ATP-dependent DNA helicase, translated to MGDPAADEAAQTAGEQFVIELLDRAVAGMGGQSRTGQHQMALQVARAIETGNHLLVQAGTGTGKSLAYLVPLIAHALESNKPALVSTATLALQTQIVGRDLPRLLKNITPALERPVKVALVKGRSNYVCRHKLEGGFPSEEPSEGQLFSLGEDTSVPHFAASVGGPSSQLGKEVVRLREWAEKTATGDRDELLPGVTDRAWRQVSVTSMECLGAQKCPMAAECFSELARQDAAEADVVVTNHAMLAVSAFEGLAVLPEYDVVVVDEAHELQDRVTGAVSGQLSVAMVHAAAAGARKHTAITVDALNAAAANLELALAGAPSGLLPNGLNDEQLDCVDQLREACRAALSDSKGDSNTTADGGRQLARSRLMLILELCERLVAARENREVVWFSRASTFDPGQGYSPPDETAPVLINIAPLSVAGRLREGLFADHTVVLTSATLAIGSAFEPAAGGLGLLGDGAPSWTGVDVGSPFDYPKQGILYVAGHLPKPGRGVSPEALEELEALIKASGGGALCLFSSRRAAEEAADALRPKLDVTVLCQGESTMTGLVKQFADEPDTCLFGTMSLWQGVDVPGGSCRLVVIDRIPFPRPDDPLMTARSRAVAQAGGNGFMSVSATHAAIRLAQGAGRLIRSTGDKGVVAVLDSRLATERYAGFLRAALPPFWATTDRSKALAALTRLGADAVR
- the lexA gene encoding transcriptional repressor LexA, producing the protein MAAAAAGGRTAPQTKRTAKGLTPRQKKILETIQRSVNENGYPPSMREIGDTVGLASLSSVTHQLSQLEKLGYLRRDPKRPRAMEVLMPLTLDGGTGKAAGDSPATQPAGGGASVTELPTALDTAMVPLVGRIAAGGPILAEQLVEDVMPLPRQLVGQGELFMLRVAGDSMVDAAICDGDWVVVRRQADAANGDIVAALLDDEATVKTFRQRDGHTWLLPQNTQYEPILGDHATIMGKVVSVLRSL